The Amaranthus tricolor cultivar Red isolate AtriRed21 chromosome 2, ASM2621246v1, whole genome shotgun sequence genome contains the following window.
tttaaatcttaaatttacctatttatttggttttctttgatttggtttgtatgactatttttaaatagtcatgttgtttatttggtacttatttgtattttatgtgtgttttatgtttttaaagtgtttatttacatatatcaaatgaaagattgtaaaattatctttaatttgatatatttattatattaccattttcgtgtccccgtgtccgccatttttaagttggcgttttcccgtacccgtgtcgtgtccgtgtccgtgtccgtgtccgtgtctgttttagtgcaacctagacTATAGCTATTAGCACTATTTTAGTATTATTTAAGAGCATTATTAAACTTTgtcaccttttttattttatcgccacccctattttaatgaaatgatgaaaatgtccatggacttaaaatttgtttaacacACTTCAatctcactcaataacacttttatcactcgAAAAACACTAAATCAAAACGTAAAATTTGTAGAGCTAAAGCGTAAGAAATGAAATCCCAAACACTTTATTGCCATCCTATATACATTGAATTTTCAATAACGCCCCTGCATAATATACGAACTCAAACACagtaacatctctctaaaaacgcTCTTTGAGTTAAAACAATCTAAAAGTTGGAATCAATTTACAATGGCTAACCAAAACGACTATGAATCTGCTTCGGCACGTAGTTTAATCGATTTGAAtgcctttttatataaaaaaaaattgcaatgTGCGACTGGGCCAcggttgagtcgcacaaaacgtgtgacTAGACCACGATTGGATCGTACAAAACGTGCAACACAACCGTGgcccagtcgcacgttttgtgcgactcaatcACGGCCCAGTCGCATGTTTTGTGCGACCCCAACCATGGCTCTTTGTGcgattgcaatttttttatttttttattttacttttttcccttttttccctcttatttatttaaattaatttatattttatttatattttgtatatcttgtagtatattattttatttggtaatttatattattgttaattatactatttaaattattttttaattatttatttaaattgttgtagtaatttataatttatgttgtagtaatttatttaagttaaaatttatgttctagtaatttattttaattatttcatattttagtattatttaaattattttattttatatgtattttatttacctAATGGTTTatctaaatatttattttataatttaaatactatttattattgattgtgAATTTATGTTACATTTGCAGGAGTATGAAAATTTAGGggacaatgtagattactctggtagatttgttacggatatGGAATTTGAATCTGTAGATGAATTACATGCTTGAGCCGATGAGATTGCAATAGGAATTGGCTTTccatttacacgtgcttcatataaacaaaaagaaggacgtcctagagttagtttgtatttaagatgttactgctatggtaatattaggggtgatttgaATAACTTAGATAACGCTACCcgatctggttctaaaagtagaacatataggtgtaaatttatgattgtatgtAGTAGTTGTAAACAAGGGGAAAAACGTTGGACAGTTAaagtgtgtcctggtgaaaaaagAACACATAACCACTCGTTCTTAGTGTACAAAGATgctcatgtaagggcaaataggttgaCTGTAGATATTCGGCGGCACATACGAGACCTTAGTACAACCGACATGCAACCTGTCTTAATCATGACCTCAATTAGAcaaaattttcctggttttttttgctagtatgaatcagatatataatgttagacaatcaataaagagagaagagatggagggtaggactccgctccaacactgtctttatatggtcACGGAGCATAACTACGTGGTTTGGACAAACTTAGAAAGTGAAGGGCAATTGAGTAGAGTATTAATTGTAAATCCCACATCCATGCAGATGATACGTATGTGGCCCTATGTTGTGTTGATGGATAcgacgtacaaaacaaacaaacaaaaagtgGCCGCTTTGTGAAATAATCGGAATGACgtcaaccaatcacaacttcttggttgcgttttgtttgatgcgagatgaagCGGCTGTGTCATATTTGTGACTGTTGGagagattgagagatattttcgccAGTGCTCAGACCCCAAACGTAATTGTCATTGATAGAGACGAGGGTTTATCTACAGATATACGTGATGTCTTCTCAGGTAAAAAGgttatattgattaattattgtcgttctattTGTTAAATATAGGTCACTTATATTCAATCCTCtatttaatgtagatgtgcgacatTTATTATGCATATGACATATTGCCAATGACGTAGAAAACATGGTGGACaaattgtgtggcgggaaaagaaatcaataGGGGTAGATATTTAGGCAAACTAGATGGAACCACTTGGTTAACAGTTCTACCATCGCCGAATTCCAAAATAGATGGGAATCGATTGTGGCTACGTGGTCGACTAGGACTAGAAGGGTCGTTCGATATTTGGCTAGACATGAATTCCACACAAAgtgaaatttgtgcgtgcgtggacgaatgattgtttacacatgagtaaccagactaccaacagagttgaaagccaacactcgtcttttatATACTATCTTGGTAGcagtaatagctcatttgataccttGTTGAAAAGTGCACACGCACAAATAACAAATCAACAATCGAAGACCCGACAaacgctacaggaatccatgaattctatTGCAAGGTCTTTACGAAATAATTTCATAAGGCCATTATATCGTCATGTATCTATTTTTGCATTGGAACAATTGTTGCTTGAGCATAACCGAATGTTAGAGTTGTGTAATTATGTGTTTGACAAATTCGGTTATGCACTTCAAAGCACCCATGGATTGCCATGTGcttgttacttttatttatcgATCAGGTCACAAGGTGcgttgtatttggatgacatacATCCATTTTGGAAAACATTAAGGCACATAGAGGCAGAAGCTGACACCAACAAAGGAGTACGGtacgcaaacgccgatgataaaAAGTACTTTCGATTGTTGGTTGATGAAGTGTTGAAAGCCAATCCCGCAGTTGTACGCCgcatgtctcaggtacttgaagatgaattacATCCTGATGGtaccgatatacctgagccacaTGCAAGTCCACCAAGAAAGGGAACACCAACAACAAGCAAAACCCTCAGGAGAAATAAAAGCGCCTTTGAATACAACAAATCATCCTCTAGGGGTCgtgggtctagatcttcattccgcgggagatctagtggtacATGACTTTCCTTTCCGTTATTCACATTAGTTTATTACAGCTGAATCTTACTAACTGTATTTCTAATAATTGCAAATGGTTCAGTAGGTcgtgatttttttgtgttttcatGGTCCAATCACATCCAGCATATTCTCCCTGCTTACTTGTTTGAgtggattgatgttataggtgatggtaattgtggatttagagctattgccgtcacagagctgggaggcgaggaggcatggcctcttcTACGACGTGcaatgtgtatggaaatgcaaacgAACAGAGATCAATACCTATGTGTGTACCTATTAACCGAGACGCTAGAGAATTCTATATTCAGGATTGGTTTACATAGCAATGGGCCTCCACCGTTTAATCACTGGTTGGAGGCCTCGTTGGGATTGTACTCTGCggcaacgtttcttaacattggcattgtGTATTATGATTCTGATGACGGTAACCTAAACTATAATTGTTTAGTCTCCGTTACGGAGAACAGCGGGTGTGCATGGTGTacataaagttatacatatttgttgggtgaatagaaatcattatgttcaactattaatgCACGATGATTCATCTTCACTGCCGCCAATCCAGCGATCATGGAGAGAAGCAGCTGACAATCTATGTAGAAATTTGAAAACACATTTCGAAGCAGAATTTCTCTCTGGAATAGATTATATGGAGTACAACGATCACAAGGTAAAAACACCGCCGAAGATGCaatcaatttagatagtccatacTACAATACTGTATATTgatttaagatttttatttttttgtaattatttctGTTACCTTTGTATGTAGATAGCATTCAACATGTGTAGATAAATACCAACGGTTATAAATAGTATTCAACATGTATAGATAAAtgtattaatgaaaaaatataatgagCATTGTTGTAAATTAACGTAAACAATtcgaatattttataaatacaacACAGCACCAAAAAATAGTTCATAATTACAAAAACCAATGTCTATGAAGGGTCGTGCCCTGTAAAagcttgccattcggcaaataaatctctaacttCTTCCATGTAAAGATCAGCAGTGTATCGTTCCCGAGGGGTCATATCCGCGATGGCAGACATCCTGATCAGCGACGCGAGTCGACTCGAAAATTCATTAGCAAactgtaaataataaaaaaaaggtttaaacAAGATAGTTAACACCGTTTAAGTTATGGAAACAGATAAAAGGAAACATATAAAAAGAAACACTAACGTATCCAACTCTGCTATCAGCTGCACCAAAACCAGCACTAGGTCCTTCGCCGGGGAGGAGAAATGGGTGGGAGCacactctaaaccagtcaaCGTAATCACGAAACGCCTCcgatggaacagatgcccgaGAAAGTGCCTGGTCACCAACGCGGGCATAAtaagggaacctactccacgccTCCGTGTAAATAGACGTAGAAGCAAACGTGACGAAATAGGTACCCTGTGCCAGTCGCAGAGCTTGGGTAGGCCTCAAAGGAGGGGGAGGAATAGCCTGTACAAAATCCAGCTGTCTGACTATCCTCTcgggcaaatacacctccacgaTATCAAAAAAGGTGACACCTCCGATAAAcgcggtgcgtgggtgctcatttagTAATGCCCTAGAAGAAGCATTGTatggagtccattccacctgcgtACAAGCAAAATTAGCATAAGTAATATActctttaattaaaataaaatgcataacaaagtgtgatgttatgtacaaaacctgtgtcTCTATCATGGAGTCCAAAATACTCCTACACTGTCTCAGCCTGCTCAGGTCACGAACTGGCTTCTgcgtggaccacatctccgccctagtcttgtTAGGCACATCAGCTCGACGAGGATGGGGGCGAAAGGCCGGGAAGTAATCGTATATCCAGGTTTGGAGCAATGTAAGACAACcggcaatggtcttgcaaccagccctagacgcCATACCCAATTGCCGATACAAATACGCCAGGGTCACTGTACCTTAAGAgatctcatcctgatcggcGTTCACAGTTAGTATAGGGTGAGGTCGCATCCCAGTCCTGGTCTTATCCACAAGCAGTGTCGAGCCAacgatagccatgtagtaggccGTACACTGTGTCTCTAAAGCTTGAGACCGGTGGCACATGTGCATAACTTCCCCAACGTTGATGCTCCCGCTGGTGAAGTACCCCTTCCTCCGCAGCTCGAACATGGGCTCTCCAAACATACCAGCCAGCGCGAGCTTCCAGTCACCATCAGCGGGTTCAGCCGGCAGTGAACCATTAATACCAATGCCTAAAATTCGTTGTATGTCATGCAACATGATAATCATCTCCCCCCaaggcatgtggaaggtgttggtatccgactgccacctctccacaaagGCAAAAATTAATGCCCtatcgatgtgctggtgcataacgtACGACAGACGACCGAGGGGAGTGGCAGGTAGAACTCCATATAGCTCATTAGACATATCTTGTAGTCTGATGATATCCTCTAGCGGCTTCTTCCTGGTACGGCACTCCAAAATCGGAGGCGTACACTCAGAGCCCTAAAAATTGACCTTAGCGATGTGATCAGCCAGTCCATTCCACCGGACTTTGGGCACTACCTCCCCCCTGGAGCCACATTGTCCATTCCACCGAACTTACCGGTATGCTCGCGCACGACAGTCCAATCGACTGGTTGACCAACGGAGCCTTCGTAATCACTATCATCGGAACTGGAACCCCTCGAATTACTCTGGAGGCTAGTCTGGTCATCAAAGTAAGTGCGCACTTGGTGCAGCATACTCGAAAGTTGGGTCTGACTATGTCTGGCCACCTGTTCCTGCCTAGCCCGCCTAGCGGAACTCGTAAACCTcctctcatgagggtcccctctcagtaaggtaggcctagaattATTTTCGCTCAACAAGTTTCTGaaaaaaccctttcctcttTCTTGgtttccagccatttactataatttttaataatttaattaactattaataataaattaaaataattaaatattacgtTAAGTTaactacaataataccaaataaaaattatttcaaatattaattcatgattaatttaataaacatttaagaataactaataaacatttaaaaaaatattaaattaattattattacaaataataacaaataaaaattaatacaaataataaacatttaacaataactaataaacatttaaaaataatatttactaaattaataagttaaattcacaaacatttaattaatgtattatattatttaataattattgatataattttattattattatcattataattaattcaaaaaaaaatattaataataataattaattaacaaacataatttatgagcataaacattaattatcaataataaaaaaaatattaaattaattattattaccaatataatttaataacataaatattaattatactaattaataacataaatcccaaatattaagtttttttgtaaagaaaatgcaagtcgcacaaaacgtgcgactgaaccgCGGTTTAGTCGCCAAAAATGTGCAACTGGACCGCGACTgaatcgcactttttgtgcgactggaccgcGGTTGAGTCGAGTGCGACTAAACCGCGGTCGACTggttcttccttttttttaaaatttttttaaaaaaatttacataagaaattcaattaaaaattacctcgagttATTCTTCAAGTTTTGTTTTCCTTAGCTTTAGctctacaaattttaaattctgattTGGTGGTTTTAGAGTGATGAAAGTGTTAATGAGTGTGATTGGagtgtattttaaaaattttaagtccaaaaacATTACCGTTAATTCATTACCATAGCAtagaggtggcgataaaataaaaagggtggcgaagtttaaaGATCAACCTATTTAAACCACACCCTAGACGTCTAACATTTCACACCGCGCATTTCAAACTCTTCGTCTCTCTCCCTCTCTTTTTTCCTCTCTAcccacaaaattaaaaatatgaaacTGGAGAAATCTTCATCTAAGTGCGGTGATTGTGGTAATTGCAGAACTATTTCATTTGATAGTAACAATCACAACCACCAGCAGTATGATCTCTTAAATGGAAAAGACGATGACGTTGATTGTGTGTTCGATCATTCGTATGATGATCAGTTCTTCGTTCCGCCATTGAATTTTGCTATGGTTGATAATGGCATCTTTCGTTCTGGTTTTCCTGAGGATGCCAATTTCCGTTTTCTTCAATCACTAGGCCTTCGTTCAATAATGTAAGTAATTTCAGTATATATACTTGATCTTAAGACTTTGTTGGTTTTCTTTAAAGCGCTTAAAATATTAGGATGAATCAATTATTGGTTAATTTAGCTCCATTTTGATTGGTTTGTGattatgtaattaatttttgggATGTGTTGAACAACTTGATTCTAGATATATGTGCCCGGAGCCATATCCAGAGGATAATATTGAGTTCATTAAGAATAATGGAATCAAGCTTTACCAATTCGGAATTGAAGGTCACAAGGTAATGTTAACTTGCAAATTTTAATTCCATTATATTACAAACATCGAAGGATTCTTCCTCGCACATAGTTTCATGTGAATGGAATTTactactccctcttattcaatCACTCTTATTGCGTGATTTGTTCATAAtctataatttataacatagttacGTAGGATCTTGTTGAATTCGTCTTACTgtgtattttattaatattaatttttaataatttttactcaagcacaatagagatatttaagattgaaaacgtGCATTGACAAATGggataaattttattaatatctactttttaATATAGAtgttcgtctcaatgtaaattttattagtattaatttttataatttttaattacactcaattaaaaatttaagattaaatTTGCTTATTTAATATTgtgtaaaaatcaaatgagacactTGTTCAGAGTTGAAAACATGAGTTGTGGACTGTCATATCTTTTGtctcacttttaatttatattctgAATCAGATTAAATTCGTTTTAGATCACAACAGTTTATGGCCTTTGAATCTCGTATAGAGGCATCAATTAATTTGTTAGTTTACAGTCTTAATATAAAGTCAAATAAATTTGAGGGACGCTGTTTTATAAAAGAAttcatattttcaatttgatatgATATGTGCCATCGAATTTCTTGTTCATGGTTGTTTTTTCAGTAAAAAATGCATTTAATTATAAGCATAAATgatttttatcaattaaaattgtaagattgtcatgatgttatatttattttttttttggtgtctGATTAGGGAAAGTTTTATTACTGAAGTCTTAATTGTATACGTAATCAAATAGGCCTGgttatatgtttattttttgttttatataaagGGGAATATTTTGAATCGTTGAGTGTTGCAACTCGAAAACAAAAAGTATAGAATCTTCAACAATAGAAAATGGAATATGCCTTCTTCAGGTTGTTTCTTTAAGTTGTGTATTTCAGAAATTTGCGTCTTTCAGTAACGTTATGTAGTCTTGTCACATGCAATGGGATGAGCATGGAATATTTCTGCCCTATTTAAGTCCTTTACTCTATGATTGGTTCTTTGGTAGCTGCGTTTGTGgatatttttacattattttctagttggcttttttttttttcataattgtgATCTTTTTTTTCCTGTcctcaaatataaaaaaaacttttttctttGTGTCTAGTTTCTGTatcttattttcattttatatttgaGGAAAttcgaattatttttattttccaaaaataagttgtattaaaaaatataagaagATTCTCGGTAATAGAGTCCCTTTGTTTAGGTAATGAAAAGGGTGAGGCAAAGGAAATCAATTAGAGGAATTGATTTGCATTTCATTTTGGATATATATTAGCATTATGAATTTGAGGATGATAATGTATTATCAAAATTAAGAagtgttttttttctttattgaatTCTTTGTTTTTACAAAAGTGAGGTTTGTATCTCCTATTTGATCTTGCCTAAGATAAAAATTTCTTTGGTATTAGTAGTAggatgtagttttttttttctttatgttgGAAGGATTAAAAATACAAGTCTAATGGTTAAAAGTTTTTCCTTTCATGCATTTGTAAGGCTTTATTTTCATCACTTACAAAAAGATTTGTTTTTCCTTGCATGTTGGTaatcttacaaaaaataaatgtgaaaaaaaatacGAATTCACTTTTCCACCTCCTGATTTTGCTCCAAGATTGCCATTAAAAAGGGTTCGCCCTTAATGATTGCTAAAAGGATTTGCAAGTAAAATAGAGGGTATATACTAAAAGTTGTTAAATTATGTTGATAATATCTAAAGAGAGAGGTCATCATTTTAAgtcattaattattttgttggcATTATCATTGATTATGTAACTTTATATGCACCATGTACTCGGCAAGTCACTTGAATTTATAGTACTAGTTTAACGACTAATTTAACCATTTTTGATTCAATTTATAAggtgttattatatatatatatatatatatatatatatatatatatatatatatatatatatatatatatatatatatatatatatatatatgtcaaagAAAAGTTAGGGACTATTTCACCTTATTTATGTTCTGCATTTCAATAGagaactttttgtttttttccctCAAAGGCCGAAGCTGATTTGACCTTGCCcattggttgatttatattggtAGTCCGTAGTCCATTAATCACCCCTAGAGAATCTCTAATGGtttaaattaagaatatatGTGATCAGTAACTAAGATGTGCCCTTAAATAGAAGTAACGTATGTACTTGTATTTAATATATAACATTAAGTGGACATACATTTGTGGGCGGTGATGTTTAGGAGGTTTCCATCATATGGTCCCCTCGTTTACTGATTGGTGTTCTGTTGATGTCCTTAAGTAAAAAGAGATATACTCCTATTATTTATAGGTACTTAAATACCTCATCCATGACGACACTGGGATGGCCAATGCCCTTTGACATATCGGCTAGTCTTTTGAGAAACTGTCTCTTTGAAAAACGTATTTTAAACTCagcctattaaagattaatacctactAATCGTATTTTTAATCCCTATTTactttattcttaatgcttacttaccgtatccttaatgcctactttcaatatctaaAATGTTTACTTAcgtcattcttaatgcctacttgcaatattttaaaaaatatataatagacccACATTattagaaatggtctctcaaaaagaccgtctttcacaagaattttTGTAAtcatattttgtatatttttttaggttGTGCTTTAAGCCCCTAGCTTTTACTAGCCTTTAGTGATACATGCGGAATTGTCAATCGACAATTAGTTTATTACTACAATCCTTTTACAGCTGAAATAAGTATTAGTATACAGGGTTTACTAAACAAGTTCTCAATAATCATGTTATGTGTAATGTGTTTATACCTGTCAATCGTTTTACTTGtctaataataattactaatttaCTATGGACTACTTGAACCAAAACCTTCTAAGTTGATATGgaactttcttttcttttaggAGCCGTTTGTAAACATTCCCAATGAAGCAATACGTGAAGCGTTAAAAGTTCTCCTTGGTAATTGCATCATATATTATTACTTAATCTATTTTAGTTCTCAACATGAATTTACTGTTGACTTAGTTGTCTAATCTGTAACTCAGATGTAAGGAATCATCCAGTTTTAATACACTGTAAAAGAGGAAAGGTAATATATATTACATCTGTTTTCGATTTTTCCCTTCCTAAATGTTGCATGattgttttttgatttatttttttaactaatttgataattttgtcCGGCCAGCACCGAACCGGATGTGTGGTTGGATGCTTAAGAAAATTGCAGAAATGGTGCTTATCATCTATCTTCGACGAGTATCAACGTTTCGCAGCAGCAAAAGCAAGAGTTTCCGACCAAAGATTCATCGAGTTGTTTGACATAAGTAACTTGAAGTATTTTCCATTGTccttttcaaattcaaaattgttAAATTAGGTTGGATTTACTATGGATGCCAGTATATTATCGAGGAAACACAAAGTGCACACCCTTCATAAGCCAAGAATATATACATTCCAAAACTATATGATAAAGAAAAGAATGattccaataacttataaagtacacataatgtttttaatttgtcaacGTAGAATAAACCACTCAACAAAAAATTAACGAATTTAACAAATGATTCCACGGTACTTAGTACGGATTATCAATAAATGATGCCAAAATAACAGTGCCTTGTGCTCAGTACCAGTACGGAACAATAAGAGGTTAGAGGCGTATTAAGTGTTACTCTTAATTAGCCTGATTTAGTTCAACGACCATGTGCTAATTTTTCTTAAACTCCAGTTATAGATTTAATTACGTGCTTATCTAGCTCAGTTTTAGTAATACATATTTTCAGTAATGAATGACGGTCAAAGCGAGCTTAACTGGATGGTTAGCTCGCCAATCGTTTTCAGTGTCCAGTTTTAAGTCTACAATCATTGTAGACCGGAGAAAAGGAAGCCAGCATTCACACACATATTTGGTTATTTCAACAATGGAATTTGATTTCCTAACGTAATCTCTTTGTAATGGATTACTTGAACAATCATTACAAGTTACCAATTACCATGAATTTGAAATTGTGATATATGACTTGAAGCTAACTTTGGGCATAATGAAATTATATTATccaaatcatttatattttccTGCTTCTCAGTTTCTTTTTGGACTTCAATATAATTGGGTTTTAAACatgatttatgattttaaaatttgacGAGAAGACTTATGttatacttctatttattttcACATGTTGTCTGTT
Protein-coding sequences here:
- the LOC130802852 gene encoding probable tyrosine-protein phosphatase DSP4 translates to MKLEKSSSKCGDCGNCRTISFDSNNHNHQQYDLLNGKDDDVDCVFDHSYDDQFFVPPLNFAMVDNGIFRSGFPEDANFRFLQSLGLRSIIYMCPEPYPEDNIEFIKNNGIKLYQFGIEGHKEPFVNIPNEAIREALKVLLDVRNHPVLIHCKRGKHRTGCVVGCLRKLQKWCLSSIFDEYQRFAAAKARVSDQRFIELFDISNLKYFPLSFSNSKLLN